A region of Chitinophaga horti DNA encodes the following proteins:
- a CDS encoding metallophosphoesterase family protein, which translates to MKIALFSDIHANLPALEAFFQNLEKQQPDAVYCLGDLVGYNIWPNEVINEIRKRGIATITGNYDFGIGRSSDDCGCAYKSDEEKANGAVSIRVTNELVGDEERRYLRSLPQHIRLEFEQYHVLLVHGSPRKVNEYLFEDREEASMLRIMGDADILCFGHTHKPYHRLLPGDKHAINIGSVGKPKDGDPRGGYVMLHLDADVRAEFIRFAYDVEQAARAVEESELPDAYAESLRRGV; encoded by the coding sequence ATGAAAATTGCACTCTTCTCCGACATTCATGCCAACCTCCCCGCACTGGAGGCTTTCTTCCAAAACCTGGAAAAACAACAACCCGACGCAGTGTACTGCCTGGGCGACCTGGTCGGCTATAACATCTGGCCCAATGAAGTGATCAATGAAATCCGTAAACGCGGTATTGCGACGATTACCGGGAACTATGATTTCGGCATTGGCCGCAGCAGCGACGATTGTGGCTGTGCTTACAAAAGCGACGAGGAGAAAGCTAACGGCGCGGTGTCTATACGCGTTACTAATGAGCTTGTAGGAGACGAGGAGCGTCGTTACCTGCGTAGCCTGCCGCAACATATCCGGCTGGAGTTTGAGCAGTATCATGTGCTATTAGTACATGGCAGCCCGCGTAAGGTGAATGAGTATCTTTTCGAGGACAGGGAGGAAGCGAGTATGCTGCGCATTATGGGAGATGCGGATATTCTGTGCTTTGGGCATACCCATAAGCCCTATCACCGGTTGTTGCCGGGTGATAAACATGCGATTAATATCGGGTCGGTAGGTAAACCAAAGGATGGCGATCCCAGGGGTGGTTATGTCATGTTGCATCTTGATGCGGATGTACGAGCCGAGTTCATCCGGTTTGCGTATGATGTAGAACAGGCAGCGAGGGCGGTGGAGGAGAGTGAGTTGCCGGATGCTTATGCGGAGAGTTTGCGGAGGGGAGTGTAG
- a CDS encoding arsenite methyltransferase: MSTNQQLKEFVKQKYSEIATQDKAGNQASCCGSGCCSTEVYNIMSDDYSSLEGYNPDADLGLGCGLPTQFAQIKPGNIVIDLGSGAGNDCFIARKEVGETGKVIGIDFTPAMIDKARMNADKLGFNNVEFRQGDIEHMPVAAGVADVVVSNCVLNLVPDKAAVIKEIYRVLKPGGHFSISDIVLEGALPAKIQQAAEMYAGCVSGAIQKSVYLLLIEQSGFKAISVQKEKVIYVPDDILSGYLSPEEINQFRNGSTGIYSVTVYAEKPCCEPGCC, translated from the coding sequence ATGTCTACTAACCAGCAACTCAAAGAATTTGTCAAACAGAAGTACAGCGAAATCGCCACACAGGATAAAGCCGGCAACCAGGCTTCCTGTTGCGGGTCCGGCTGTTGCTCCACGGAAGTCTATAACATTATGAGCGACGATTATTCCAGCCTTGAAGGATATAATCCTGATGCCGATCTAGGTCTGGGTTGTGGCCTGCCGACTCAGTTTGCGCAGATCAAGCCCGGCAACATCGTGATCGACCTGGGCTCGGGGGCAGGTAACGACTGCTTCATTGCCCGGAAAGAAGTGGGCGAAACCGGCAAAGTAATCGGCATCGACTTTACACCGGCAATGATCGATAAGGCGCGCATGAATGCGGATAAGCTGGGATTCAATAACGTCGAGTTCCGCCAGGGAGATATTGAGCATATGCCTGTTGCCGCAGGCGTAGCAGACGTGGTCGTGAGCAACTGCGTACTAAACCTTGTACCGGATAAGGCGGCCGTTATCAAGGAGATTTACCGCGTGTTAAAACCCGGTGGTCACTTCTCCATCTCCGATATCGTACTGGAAGGCGCACTGCCCGCCAAGATTCAGCAGGCGGCGGAAATGTATGCGGGTTGTGTATCTGGTGCTATCCAGAAGTCCGTTTACCTGTTACTTATTGAGCAAAGTGGTTTTAAAGCAATATCTGTTCAGAAAGAAAAAGTGATTTATGTGCCGGATGATATCCTGTCGGGGTACTTATCTCCGGAAGAAATAAACCAATTCAGGAACGGAAGCACCGGCATTTACAGCGTCACGGTGTATGCGGAGAAGCCTTGTTGTGAGCCGGGGTGCTGTTAA
- a CDS encoding helix-turn-helix domain-containing protein encodes MQFRPAQASDTIDTSVIPSPHSFDKLIALADVTVTTGAFGKILQQVEEGKQYALTKHCFLMDDAYTWHMSAAEPMLVLCYTQEGMMTMEHSLLGKLEHVVNSGFLYYLPAGEHTLQVPAGACTTLKLYINRELLNTACHGKPEMTELLARVHENCPQGWVMPLVKTLKNSAIILNMITACLKTAGKRKSTIDRCIEDLLDIYIEADKKQQRKGRQFKVPKKHLDILRHAEQKIGNKVLSSLSLENAAQRLGMTARQLSRACKELKSRKWSGYRKMLKIRQACELLITTDMTAAEICYEVQYLDPPNFGRAFREEIGCSPEEYRRQKKAD; translated from the coding sequence ATGCAATTCAGGCCAGCCCAAGCCTCCGATACCATTGATACATCCGTTATTCCAAGTCCGCACAGCTTCGACAAGCTCATTGCCCTGGCAGATGTAACCGTCACGACCGGTGCATTTGGAAAAATTTTGCAACAAGTTGAAGAGGGTAAACAATATGCGCTGACGAAGCATTGTTTTCTGATGGACGATGCATATACCTGGCATATGAGCGCCGCGGAGCCCATGCTTGTATTATGTTATACGCAGGAAGGGATGATGACTATGGAACACAGTCTGCTTGGGAAGCTGGAACACGTTGTTAACAGCGGATTCCTGTACTATCTACCAGCTGGCGAACATACGCTGCAGGTACCAGCGGGCGCTTGTACTACTCTTAAATTGTATATCAACCGGGAGTTACTGAATACTGCCTGCCACGGCAAGCCGGAAATGACCGAATTGTTAGCGCGTGTTCACGAAAATTGTCCGCAGGGCTGGGTGATGCCGCTGGTAAAAACACTAAAAAACAGCGCCATTATACTGAACATGATTACTGCCTGCCTGAAAACCGCCGGCAAGCGAAAATCGACCATTGACCGGTGTATTGAAGACCTGCTCGACATCTACATTGAGGCAGATAAAAAACAACAACGTAAAGGCCGGCAATTCAAGGTACCGAAGAAACACCTGGACATACTACGGCACGCCGAACAAAAGATCGGCAACAAAGTTTTGTCCAGCCTAAGCCTCGAAAATGCCGCCCAACGATTGGGCATGACGGCCCGGCAACTCTCCCGCGCGTGCAAGGAGTTGAAAAGCAGGAAATGGTCTGGCTACAGAAAGATGCTGAAAATCCGGCAGGCATGTGAACTGCTGATCACTACTGATATGACAGCTGCGGAAATCTGTTACGAAGTGCAGTACCTGGACCCGCCTAATTTCGGCCGGGCCTTCCGGGAGGAAATAGGCTGCTCGCCAGAGGAATACCGCAGGCAGAAGAAAGCAGACTGA
- a CDS encoding ArsR/SmtB family transcription factor: MGITKSGLFTKKQNDMANMLKAIAHPARIAILQYLVKKNACVCGDLVEELGLAQATTSQHLKELKNTGLIQGTIEGVSVCYCINPKVWKQYQVMFSEFFKDVNLEGSCC, translated from the coding sequence ATGGGTATCACTAAATCAGGCCTCTTTACCAAAAAGCAGAACGACATGGCGAACATGCTTAAAGCAATCGCCCATCCTGCCCGTATTGCTATTCTGCAATACCTGGTGAAGAAGAACGCCTGCGTTTGCGGTGATCTCGTAGAAGAACTCGGCCTGGCACAAGCGACCACCTCGCAACACCTGAAGGAGCTGAAGAACACGGGTCTCATCCAGGGAACGATAGAAGGCGTGTCTGTATGTTACTGCATCAACCCGAAAGTCTGGAAACAATACCAGGTAATGTTTTCGGAGTTCTTTAAAGATGTGAATTTGGAAGGCTCCTGCTGTTAG